Sequence from the Bacillus thuringiensis genome:
ACCGGCGATACCGATATTGGCCATAATGATGGAGAATTCTCCTCTTGAAACGATTGTCAATCCAATATTTGTTGACGCTTTATGAGATAATCCAGCTTGTCGCCCTGCAATCATCCCTGCTATAAAGTTTCCGAGGATTGTAAGAAGGACGGCACCTAACGTTAACCATATCGCTCCGCCCAATGAGAACGGATCAATACTTAACCCAAAACTGAAGAAGAAAATAGCTCCGAAGAAGTCTCTAAATGGAACAACGAGATGTTCAATTCTGTCACTATGCTCTGTCTCAGAGAAAACTAAACCTAAAAGAAGTGCTCCGATTGCTTCGGCTACGTGAATTGTTTCCGAGAAACCTGCAATAAAGAATAATGAAGCAAATACTACAATAATAAAGATTTCATCTGAACTAATATTAAGCAATTTATTTAATAAAGGCGTAGCCTTTCTAGCGACAATAAAGAAGAGAAGCATGTATCCTAAAGCAATTCCAATTGAAGTAAGGGCACCTAAGAATGAAGCATGATCCCCTAGAACTAAGCCTGAAACGACTGATAAATATACAGCAAGGAATATATCTTCAAACATGATAATTCCTAAAATTAATTCGGTCTCATTATTACCAGTTCTTCTTAAATCCACTAACACCTTTGCAACGATAGCGCTAGAAGAAATCGTAATAATACCCGCAATAATTAAGATTTCTAGTAAAGGGAAGCCCATTATAAATCCGTATAATAATCCAAGTGAAAAGTTAATTAAAATATAGATCGTTCCGCCAATTGCAATAGAACGTCCAGATTTAATTAGTTTTTTCATTGAAAATTCTAGTCCTAGATAGAACAGAAGGAACAGAACCCCAATCCGTCCAAGGAAGGAAATGACACTTGCACTTTCAATAAACTTGAAATCGATAACACCTATTGTCGGCGCATGTGGCCCCACTAACATCCCAAGAACAATTAGAAACGGAATTACTGAGAATTTAAACTTTCCAGCAATTACTGCCGCAATTGCAACTAATACTAACGCTGTACCAACTTCAAAAATTAACGTATCCATCTAGTCAGTCCCCCTATTCGAAAGTAACTCATTAATAATTTTTTTAATTTCTTCTCTCTCACCAGAAACTACAAGCATATCGCCTTCTTCAATTACCGTTTCTGGCCCTGGATTAAATAGCTTTTTCATATTCTTCTTCATAACTGCAATGATCGTTACGCTATAATTTTTTCTTATTTCAAGATCACCAATTGTTTTTCCGATTGCTAGAGCTGCATTCTCTACTTTAAACCACTCGATCGCTAAGCCTTCAAAGACCATTTCAACATTTTCTAATGCTCTAGGCTTATATACCATTCCACCTAATATTGCTGCAATTTGTCTTGCCTCTGAGTCACGTAATGAAATACTTGAGATACTTTCTTCATGGTCTGAATCAAAATGATACATTTCTCTACGCCCGTCATCATGAATGACAATTACCATCTTTTCATTACCTTTCGTAACAATTTGAAATTTGTAACCAATACCCGGAAGTTCACTTTCTCTAATATTCATATTTAGCTCCTCCATAACTTCTTTATTTAAATTTTCTGTTTTTCTGTCTTTTGTTCATCCAATCAATTTTAGAAATTCTAACCATTCAGGATACCTATGACTTGGAAATCTTTTATTGTAATAATAAGTGGCTCCTAAAAAAATACTTAAAGATGTAATGATAAAAAATATATTACTTCTCATTTTCAAACTCTTAAGGCTTACTTTCAATAAAGTTTCTTCTTTCAAATTATCCCCTCTTTTTCGCTTTAAATTTAGTTTTTTAAAATGTAAATAATTCTAAAAATATTACGATGTAACATAATCATAACACAAAATAAGTTTAAGTAACATAATTTTTTAGAAAAATTGATTCTCGTATATTTTTTGCATATAATTTTCTTATTACGGAAAAAAGGAAGTGTATTATATGGTTGATATCTTTAGCAGATTCCTTGAGGTAACGAATAATATTTTATGGTCATATATTCTTATTGCAATGCTAATCGGCTTCGGTCTTTATTTCTCTTTTAAATTGAAATTCGTCCAAATTACTCATTTCGGTGAGATGGTCGGTTTAATTAGTAAAGGGTTTAATCGAAAAGAAAAAAAGAAAGATAGCATCTCTCCATTCCAAGCATTTTGCCTAAGTGCAGCAGCACGTATCGGTATCGGGAACTTAGCTGGTGTAGCACTAGCCATTTCAATGGGTGGACCTGGCGCAATATTTTGGATGTGGTTTATCGCTATCCTTGGAGCAGCTACTAGTTTCGTAGAATGTACGCTCGCGCAAATTTATAAAGTAAAAGATGGAAGCAGATTCCGTGGTGGTCCAGCATATTACATGGAAAAAGGATTAAATAAACGCTGGATGGGTGTTTGGTTTTCACTTCTTATTACAGTTGCGTACGGATTAATTTTCAATTCTGTACAAGCAAACACAGTAACAATAGCATTTGAAAATGCTTTTGGACTAGAGCGAACGATCGTAGGAGCTCTATTAGCTTTATTAGTTGCAGTTATTATTTTTGGTGGTATTAAGAGCATTTCACGTATTACAGAAATGATCGTTCCGCCAATGGCAATTGTTTATATTGGTGTCGCTATTTTTGTTGTTATTAACAATTTCACTATGTTACCAAGCATTTTCACTGAAATATTTAACAGCGCATTTGGTTTAGAGCAAGCCGTCGCTGGTGGTATTGGAGCAGCAATTAAGTTCGGAATTCAGCGCGGTCTATTCGCGACAGAGGCAGGTATGGGTAGCTCTCCTAACGCAGCCGCAACATCAGATGTATCTCATCCTGTAAAACAAGGACTTGTTCAAGCATTAGGTGTTTTCGTAGATACATTCTTAGTATGTACATCAACAGCGTTTATCGTATTATGTTCTGGACTTTACAAAGGATCGAATTTAGAAGGTATTGAATTAACACAACAAGCATTAAGTTCACAAATTGGACCGTGGGCAAGCACTTTCTTAGCGATTATTATTTTCCTATTCGCTTTCAGCTCTTTACTAGGAAACTACTATTATGGTGAAACGAACATCGCATTCATTAAAGAAAGTAAAACATGGTTAATGATT
This genomic interval carries:
- a CDS encoding cation:proton antiporter — its product is MDTLIFEVGTALVLVAIAAVIAGKFKFSVIPFLIVLGMLVGPHAPTIGVIDFKFIESASVISFLGRIGVLFLLFYLGLEFSMKKLIKSGRSIAIGGTIYILINFSLGLLYGFIMGFPLLEILIIAGIITISSSAIVAKVLVDLRRTGNNETELILGIIMFEDIFLAVYLSVVSGLVLGDHASFLGALTSIGIALGYMLLFFIVARKATPLLNKLLNISSDEIFIIVVFASLFFIAGFSETIHVAEAIGALLLGLVFSETEHSDRIEHLVVPFRDFFGAIFFFSFGLSIDPFSLGGAIWLTLGAVLLTILGNFIAGMIAGRQAGLSHKASTNIGLTIVSRGEFSIIMANIGIAGGLMSVLKPFSALYVLILSILGPLLTKESKNVYKFLNKIFKWDTKTS
- a CDS encoding cation:proton antiporter regulatory subunit; this translates as MNIRESELPGIGYKFQIVTKGNEKMVIVIHDDGRREMYHFDSDHEESISSISLRDSEARQIAAILGGMVYKPRALENVEMVFEGLAIEWFKVENAALAIGKTIGDLEIRKNYSVTIIAVMKKNMKKLFNPGPETVIEEGDMLVVSGEREEIKKIINELLSNRGTD
- a CDS encoding alanine/glycine:cation symporter family protein produces the protein MVDIFSRFLEVTNNILWSYILIAMLIGFGLYFSFKLKFVQITHFGEMVGLISKGFNRKEKKKDSISPFQAFCLSAAARIGIGNLAGVALAISMGGPGAIFWMWFIAILGAATSFVECTLAQIYKVKDGSRFRGGPAYYMEKGLNKRWMGVWFSLLITVAYGLIFNSVQANTVTIAFENAFGLERTIVGALLALLVAVIIFGGIKSISRITEMIVPPMAIVYIGVAIFVVINNFTMLPSIFTEIFNSAFGLEQAVAGGIGAAIKFGIQRGLFATEAGMGSSPNAAATSDVSHPVKQGLVQALGVFVDTFLVCTSTAFIVLCSGLYKGSNLEGIELTQQALSSQIGPWASTFLAIIIFLFAFSSLLGNYYYGETNIAFIKESKTWLMIYRIAVVGMVFFGSIAALKTVWSLADLFMGLMVFTNLIAISFLSKFAYAALVDYIKQKKQGKDPVFVASSIPGLQNTECWDGPDVEEKQKAV